From Ardenticatenales bacterium, one genomic window encodes:
- a CDS encoding glycosyltransferase family 39 protein: protein MKRLAPLLLILLLATGLRFHRLAAQSFWNDEGNSARLSERSPRLIVEGTAGDIHPPLYYLLLRGWRALAGDSEFGLRALSAYAGILLIPLTSAVAHALFPRRPRLPWLAGLLAALSPPLIYYSQEARMYELLACAGIGSTWLLLHLDRRWPRRRRDAARAIPYILSLAAGLYTHYFFPIILPLHAVWLLARRGWRRLWTWGLMAAAALLLYLPWVPIFLRQLGTRPRSDVTVGQFTATAGRWLAFGPTVAAPDVRLLLLAVVGLLLGGLLSMPAQRQKKAAGLTMTLGGVILPVAFMMVTGASRPAFYKFLVLAAPFFALWLALGIDVGWSLWPRADWSRGVSRALVLVFVGMCAWGVGGALLHLYGDPAYARADYRGMAAQIGRGGEENAGIILDAPNQWEVFTYYYKGPAPVYPIPRGAPDAAAIDAELSQIAARHTRLYALFWGEAERDPQRLVERWLDSHAFKATDEWVGDVRFVVYAVPTAAATHIETPTNLLFGPQIRLEGYTLAGDTPAPGDIVQVTLFWQALTPVEKRYKVFLHLVGPDGLIAQRDSEPGGGLALTTTWVPGETVVDNLGLLVPPATPPGDYTLLLGLYDLTDPTARLPLTYNGQPTDALPLPTIHVR, encoded by the coding sequence ATGAAACGCCTGGCTCCCCTGCTCCTGATACTGCTGCTGGCAACGGGACTCCGCTTCCATCGTCTGGCGGCGCAATCGTTCTGGAATGATGAAGGGAACAGCGCCCGCCTTAGTGAACGGTCGCCGCGGCTGATTGTGGAGGGGACGGCCGGCGATATTCATCCGCCATTGTATTATTTGCTGCTGCGGGGGTGGCGGGCGTTGGCCGGGGATTCGGAATTTGGCCTACGCGCGTTGTCGGCGTATGCCGGCATTCTCCTCATCCCCCTCACCAGCGCCGTCGCCCACGCCCTCTTTCCCCGCCGCCCGCGCCTGCCCTGGCTCGCCGGCCTCCTCGCCGCCCTCAGCCCACCCCTCATCTACTACAGCCAGGAAGCCCGCATGTACGAGCTTTTGGCTTGTGCCGGCATCGGCAGCACCTGGCTCCTGCTCCACCTGGACCGCCGCTGGCCCCGTCGTAGACGCGACGCCGCGCGCGCCATCCCCTACATCCTCAGCCTGGCCGCCGGGCTGTACACCCACTACTTCTTCCCCATTATCCTCCCCCTGCACGCCGTTTGGCTGCTGGCGCGGCGTGGCTGGCGACGCCTGTGGACCTGGGGCCTGATGGCGGCGGCGGCCCTCCTCCTCTACCTGCCCTGGGTTCCCATCTTCCTGCGCCAACTGGGCACGCGCCCGCGCAGCGACGTGACCGTGGGGCAGTTCACGGCTACGGCGGGGCGTTGGCTGGCGTTTGGCCCCACCGTGGCCGCGCCCGACGTGCGCCTCCTCCTGCTTGCTGTGGTCGGTTTGCTGCTGGGGGGATTGTTGTCAATGCCGGCACAACGCCAAAAGAAGGCAGCCGGCCTGACCATGACCCTGGGGGGCGTTATCCTGCCCGTCGCCTTCATGATGGTCACCGGAGCCAGCCGCCCCGCGTTCTATAAGTTCCTGGTGCTGGCGGCCCCGTTTTTCGCCCTCTGGCTGGCACTGGGGATAGACGTGGGCTGGTCGCTCTGGCCGCGCGCGGATTGGTCACGGGGAGTCAGCCGCGCGCTCGTGCTCGTGTTCGTGGGCATGTGCGCCTGGGGCGTGGGGGGGGCACTGCTGCATCTGTATGGCGATCCCGCCTATGCGCGTGCGGATTATCGGGGGATGGCGGCGCAAATTGGGCGAGGGGGGGAGGAAAATGCCGGCATCATCCTCGACGCCCCCAACCAATGGGAAGTGTTCACCTACTATTACAAAGGACCGGCCCCCGTTTACCCCATCCCTCGCGGCGCGCCCGACGCGGCGGCCATTGACGCCGAACTGAGCCAGATCGCCGCCCGCCATACACGCCTGTACGCCCTCTTCTGGGGCGAAGCGGAACGAGACCCGCAGCGGCTAGTAGAGCGGTGGCTGGACAGCCACGCCTTCAAAGCGACGGATGAATGGGTCGGGGATGTGCGTTTTGTGGTTTACGCCGTGCCCACGGCGGCGGCAACGCACATAGAAACACCCACCAACCTCCTCTTTGGCCCGCAAATTCGCCTGGAAGGATACACCCTCGCCGGGGACACCCCCGCGCCCGGGGACATCGTGCAAGTGACCCTCTTCTGGCAAGCCCTGACCCCCGTGGAAAAGCGATACAAGGTCTTTCTGCACCTCGTGGGACCAGATGGCCTCATCGCGCAACGGGACAGCGAACCCGGCGGCGGTCTCGCCCTCACCACCACCTGGGTTCCCGGCGAAACCGTAGTGGACAACCTGGGGCTGCTCGTCCCCCCCGCCACGCCCCCCGGCGACTACACCCTCCTCCTCGGCCTCTACGACCTCACCGACCCCACCGCCCGCCTCCCCCTCACCTACAACGGCCAACCCACCGACGCCCTCCCCCTACCCACCATCCATGTACGCTAA
- a CDS encoding elongation factor G: protein MKEYQTGQIRNIALVSHNGAGKTTLVERLLFDTGVTTRMGSVQNGTAAMDFEEEEVARNSSIATAIAPIEWDGVKLNFLDTPGFADFVGEVNSALRVVDGVLILVEAVAGVEVGTELVFKNAADHELPRIILINKMDRENVRVDRVMASLNENLDANFVNLQLPVGEGQGFRGVVDVLRMKAFIAGKEADIPADMVDAAEEARMLLVEAAAEGDDALIEKYLEGEELTDEEMIRGIKGAMAQGMMVPVCFAAPQEGVGVKSLVDLLVQLMPSPDENDRSFMATRADDSEATYAVSDKSPLAAFVFKTREDAYGKMSYLRVFGGVLESDSRVWHSNAGTEVRVGTLNVLRGKEQISVPKLHSGDIGMVVKLGDAGTNDTLSTRADALVMPSVAQPNSISSVAIHPVAQSDVAKLSPSLNRLVAEDPTLHWATERATRETILSGMGVAHLDIAVKKMQSKFGVNLTTSVPKIPYRETITGTNSAEYTHKKQTGGAGQYARVFLRVESLPDDDEFDFASEIFGGAISAPFVAATEKGCRQALESGPLAGYPVVGIKAIVYDGKEHPVDSKEIAFQIAGREGFKKAALGAGPVLLEPIYEIEVSVPADNMGDIMGDLNSRRARVLGMDQVGAKSIVKAEVPLAEVQTYAADLRSMTQGRGIFSMKFLRYGRVPGHLQQQIVDARRKEIQEQA, encoded by the coding sequence ATGAAAGAGTATCAGACTGGACAGATTCGCAACATTGCCCTGGTTTCGCATAATGGTGCCGGCAAGACCACCCTGGTAGAGCGTCTGCTTTTTGACACAGGCGTGACCACCCGTATGGGCAGCGTGCAGAATGGCACGGCGGCGATGGACTTTGAAGAGGAGGAAGTGGCCCGCAACAGTTCCATTGCGACCGCAATTGCGCCCATCGAATGGGATGGCGTGAAGCTGAATTTTCTGGATACGCCCGGATTCGCGGATTTTGTGGGTGAGGTGAATAGCGCCCTACGCGTGGTTGACGGGGTGCTGATTCTGGTGGAGGCGGTGGCCGGCGTGGAAGTGGGCACGGAACTCGTGTTTAAGAATGCGGCCGATCATGAACTGCCGCGCATCATCTTGATCAATAAGATGGACCGGGAAAACGTGCGCGTGGATCGCGTCATGGCGAGTCTGAACGAGAATCTGGACGCGAATTTTGTCAATTTGCAGCTTCCCGTAGGCGAGGGGCAGGGGTTCCGCGGCGTGGTGGATGTGCTGCGGATGAAGGCGTTTATTGCCGGCAAAGAAGCAGACATTCCCGCGGATATGGTGGATGCCGCCGAGGAAGCGCGTATGCTGCTGGTGGAAGCGGCGGCGGAAGGGGATGATGCGCTGATTGAGAAGTATCTGGAGGGTGAGGAGCTGACGGATGAGGAAATGATCCGGGGCATCAAGGGGGCCATGGCGCAAGGAATGATGGTCCCCGTTTGTTTTGCCGCGCCGCAGGAAGGGGTGGGCGTGAAGTCATTGGTGGATTTGTTGGTGCAGTTGATGCCGTCGCCGGATGAGAATGACCGCTCATTTATGGCTACGCGCGCGGATGACTCGGAAGCGACGTATGCGGTGAGCGATAAGTCGCCGCTGGCGGCGTTTGTCTTCAAGACGCGCGAGGATGCGTATGGCAAGATGAGTTATTTGCGCGTGTTCGGCGGGGTGCTGGAGTCGGATTCGCGTGTGTGGCATTCGAATGCCGGCACGGAAGTGCGCGTGGGGACGTTGAATGTGCTGCGCGGCAAGGAGCAAATATCTGTGCCGAAGCTGCATAGCGGGGATATTGGCATGGTGGTGAAGCTGGGAGATGCCGGCACAAACGACACCCTCTCCACCCGCGCCGATGCCCTCGTGATGCCCTCCGTGGCCCAACCCAACTCCATCTCCTCCGTGGCCATTCACCCCGTCGCCCAATCCGACGTCGCCAAACTCTCCCCCTCGCTCAACCGCCTCGTTGCCGAAGACCCCACGCTGCATTGGGCCACGGAGCGGGCCACCCGCGAGACGATCCTCTCCGGCATGGGCGTGGCTCACCTGGACATTGCCGTGAAGAAGATGCAGTCCAAGTTTGGCGTGAACCTGACCACGAGCGTGCCCAAAATCCCCTACCGCGAGACGATTACGGGGACGAACAGTGCCGAATATACGCACAAGAAGCAGACGGGCGGCGCGGGGCAGTATGCGCGGGTCTTCCTGCGCGTGGAATCTTTGCCGGACGACGATGAATTTGATTTCGCTTCGGAGATTTTTGGCGGGGCGATTTCGGCTCCTTTTGTGGCGGCTACGGAGAAAGGATGCCGGCAGGCGTTGGAATCAGGCCCCCTGGCCGGATACCCCGTTGTGGGCATCAAAGCCATCGTCTACGATGGCAAGGAACACCCCGTAGACTCCAAGGAAATCGCCTTCCAGATCGCCGGGCGCGAAGGCTTCAAGAAAGCGGCGCTCGGCGCCGGCCCCGTGCTGTTGGAACCCATCTACGAGATAGAAGTCAGCGTGCCTGCCGACAACATGGGCGACATCATGGGCGACCTGAACTCCCGCCGCGCCCGCGTGTTGGGTATGGACCAGGTCGGCGCGAAGAGCATTGTGAAAGCGGAAGTCCCGCTGGCGGAAGTGCAGACCTACGCCGCCGACCTGCGTTCCATGACGCAAGGACGCGGCATTTTCTCTATGAAGTTCCTCCGCTACGGGCGTGTCCCCGGCCATTTGCAGCAGCAAATTGTGGACGCGCGCCGCAAAGAGATACAAGAGCAAGCATAA
- a CDS encoding cellulase family glycosylhydrolase: MKHPRLIFLGILLLLILYPGSLNPYDFTGEESVAAQARGMVQWLNSALRPQPDLAPTAELTFAAPSPFGVNTFLEQEVLPDVRAQSLRLIHEAGFQFIRQEFPWEDIEIHGKGDFLDRRNLEAVGEVNAWAKYDHIVDLARQNDVEIIARLSNPPAWSRAAGDEAGAHAPPDNYDDFGDFVAAVVSRYQGRITYFQLWNEPNIYPEWGTQIPDPVAFTDLLCTGYRRAKAANPQAILLAPALSPTIAYDARDRNDLIFLQRMYLAGAGACFDIMSAQGYGLFSGPTDRRLRPTVINFPHHLFLRDLMVRFGDAGKPLWISEVGWNTVPEGLPRPYGQVTPAQQAAYTVQAFQRAQAEWPWVGEMNVWFFKRPTDQERGEAWYYFRLLEPDFEEMPAFTALSTYMNNPTTHQITPRSPFWYTWNRIRPTLAAIVGGLFFFLLLRALEVGGMRGER, from the coding sequence ATGAAACACCCTCGCCTGATCTTTCTAGGCATTCTCCTCCTCCTCATCCTCTATCCGGGCAGCCTGAATCCCTACGACTTCACGGGGGAGGAGAGCGTGGCGGCGCAGGCGCGCGGCATGGTGCAGTGGCTGAACAGCGCCCTGCGCCCGCAGCCAGACCTGGCCCCGACGGCGGAACTAACATTTGCCGCCCCCTCCCCTTTCGGCGTCAACACCTTTCTGGAGCAGGAAGTCCTGCCGGACGTGCGCGCGCAAAGCCTGCGCCTCATTCACGAGGCCGGCTTCCAGTTCATCCGCCAGGAGTTCCCCTGGGAAGACATCGAAATCCACGGCAAAGGGGATTTCCTGGACCGCCGCAATCTGGAGGCGGTGGGCGAAGTGAACGCCTGGGCCAAATATGACCACATCGTGGACCTGGCGCGGCAAAACGATGTGGAGATCATCGCCCGCCTCAGCAACCCGCCCGCGTGGTCCCGCGCCGCCGGGGATGAGGCGGGCGCACACGCCCCACCGGACAATTACGACGACTTTGGCGACTTCGTAGCCGCCGTCGTCAGCCGCTATCAGGGGCGCATCACCTATTTCCAGTTGTGGAATGAGCCGAACATCTACCCCGAATGGGGCACGCAAATTCCCGATCCGGTGGCGTTTACGGATTTGCTGTGTACGGGGTATCGCCGCGCGAAGGCGGCCAATCCACAAGCTATCCTTCTCGCACCGGCGCTTTCGCCGACGATTGCGTATGATGCCCGCGACCGCAACGACTTGATCTTTTTGCAGCGCATGTATCTGGCGGGGGCGGGGGCGTGCTTCGACATCATGTCCGCGCAGGGGTATGGGTTGTTCTCGGGGCCGACGGACCGGCGGCTACGACCAACGGTGATTAACTTCCCGCACCATCTGTTTTTGCGTGACTTGATGGTGCGGTTTGGGGATGCCGGCAAACCGTTGTGGATCAGCGAAGTGGGATGGAATACGGTCCCTGAGGGGCTGCCGCGGCCGTATGGGCAGGTGACGCCAGCGCAGCAGGCGGCGTACACGGTGCAGGCGTTCCAGCGGGCGCAGGCGGAGTGGCCGTGGGTGGGGGAGATGAATGTGTGGTTTTTTAAGCGGCCAACGGACCAGGAACGGGGGGAGGCGTGGTACTATTTTCGTTTGCTGGAGCCGGATTTTGAGGAAATGCCGGCATTCACCGCCCTCTCCACCTACATGAACAACCCCACCACCCACCAGATCACCCCCCGTTCCCCCTTCTGGTACACCTGGAACCGCATCCGCCCCACCCTGGCGGCCATCGTCGGCGGCCTCTTCTTCTTCCTCCTCCTGCGTGCGCTAGAGGTAGGCGGGATGAGGGGTGAGAGGTGA
- a CDS encoding SDR family oxidoreductase codes for MNNLPGLAQLISLKGKRALVTGAAAGIGQAIAYRFAEAGADLALVDIRADDLSKVKEEVSVWGTRINNYVVDLSKKGAVDNLWASLTGNEPDILVNNAGIYPFRHFLHVDEAFYRRVMDTNLDSVYWMCRHMIQGRLKRGGIIINVSSIEAILPFKDDLAHYSVSKAGVIALTRALAKEHARHGFRVNAILPGGIITSGTRAAAKKILKFRLGLLKTGIEFRQRLPIGRAGQPDEAARIALVLASDLASYVHGAAIPVDGGFLSA; via the coding sequence ATGAACAATTTACCTGGTTTGGCGCAGTTGATCTCGCTTAAAGGGAAACGTGCCCTGGTGACGGGAGCTGCTGCCGGCATTGGCCAGGCCATTGCCTACCGTTTCGCGGAAGCGGGAGCGGACCTGGCCCTCGTTGATATCCGGGCGGACGACTTGTCGAAGGTTAAAGAGGAAGTGTCTGTCTGGGGAACCCGGATTAACAACTATGTCGTTGATTTGTCCAAAAAGGGAGCAGTGGACAACCTCTGGGCGAGTCTGACGGGAAATGAGCCGGATATTTTAGTGAATAATGCCGGCATTTACCCCTTCCGCCACTTTCTCCACGTAGACGAAGCCTTCTACCGCCGCGTCATGGACACAAACCTGGATTCTGTTTACTGGATGTGCCGGCACATGATCCAAGGACGCCTCAAGCGCGGCGGCATCATCATCAACGTCAGTTCCATTGAAGCCATCCTTCCCTTCAAAGACGACCTGGCCCACTACAGCGTCAGCAAAGCCGGCGTGATTGCCCTCACCCGTGCTCTGGCGAAAGAACACGCCCGGCATGGCTTCCGCGTAAACGCCATTTTGCCGGGCGGCATCATCACCAGCGGTACGCGCGCGGCAGCGAAAAAGATACTCAAGTTCCGACTCGGTCTCCTGAAGACGGGAATTGAATTCCGGCAACGGTTGCCCATCGGGCGCGCGGGGCAACCCGACGAAGCGGCACGCATCGCCCTGGTCTTAGCCAGCGACCTGGCCAGCTACGTCCACGGCGCGGCGATTCCCGTTGATGGCGGCTTCCTCTCCGCATAA
- the coaBC gene encoding bifunctional phosphopantothenoylcysteine decarboxylase/phosphopantothenate--cysteine ligase CoaBC: protein MPTPLTDKHIILGVTGSIACYKAASLASRLTQAGAKVDVILTHAATQFVSPITFQSVTGRPAYTDADLWGAQAHVLHVGLARTVDLMVIAPATANTMAKLAHGQADNLLMLTALSAGLGPESPPLLIAPAMDGEMYTHPATQENVRLLRQYGASIVGPAEGRLASGMVARGRMAEPEELAGMIRLLLTRKGPLRGRRVVVTAGGTREAIDPVRMLTNRSSGKQGVALVQAALDAGADVTLIAPPLLIPTPTGITRIEANSAREMQAAVLETCRQADVLLMVAAVSDFRPVVAAAQKIKKEEGIPPIRLERNPDILQAVHEQKQQLGRPYVVVGFAAETENLLQNAQGKLERKGLDMIVANDVSASDAGFSVDTNRVTLIDARAGREPLPLLSKEEVAERIIARVMELLPDSLPPGT, encoded by the coding sequence ATGCCTACACCACTGACCGACAAACACATCATCCTCGGCGTCACCGGCAGCATCGCCTGCTACAAAGCCGCCAGCCTGGCCAGCCGCCTCACGCAAGCGGGGGCCAAAGTGGACGTCATCCTCACCCACGCGGCCACCCAATTTGTTTCCCCCATCACCTTCCAATCCGTCACCGGTCGCCCCGCCTATACCGACGCCGACCTGTGGGGAGCGCAGGCGCACGTGCTGCACGTGGGGCTGGCGCGCACCGTGGACCTGATGGTTATTGCGCCAGCCACGGCCAACACGATGGCCAAGCTGGCCCATGGGCAGGCGGACAACCTGCTCATGCTCACGGCGTTGAGCGCGGGATTGGGGCCAGAGAGTCCGCCGCTGCTGATTGCCCCGGCCATGGATGGGGAAATGTACACGCATCCGGCCACGCAGGAAAATGTGCGCCTGCTGCGACAGTATGGGGCCTCCATCGTGGGGCCGGCGGAAGGGCGGCTGGCATCGGGCATGGTGGCGCGGGGGCGCATGGCGGAGCCGGAGGAACTGGCCGGCATGATTCGCCTGTTGTTGACGCGCAAAGGGCCACTGCGCGGGCGCCGCGTGGTGGTCACGGCGGGTGGCACGCGCGAGGCAATTGACCCGGTGCGCATGTTGACCAATCGCTCGTCCGGCAAACAGGGGGTGGCCCTGGTGCAGGCGGCGCTGGACGCGGGGGCGGACGTGACCCTGATCGCGCCGCCGCTGCTGATTCCCACGCCCACGGGTATCACGCGCATTGAGGCCAACTCGGCGCGGGAAATGCAAGCCGCCGTTCTGGAGACATGCCGGCAGGCGGATGTGCTGCTGATGGTGGCCGCCGTCTCTGATTTTCGCCCGGTGGTGGCCGCCGCGCAAAAAATCAAGAAGGAGGAGGGGATTCCGCCGATCCGGTTGGAGCGCAACCCAGACATTTTGCAGGCGGTGCATGAGCAAAAGCAGCAGCTTGGTCGTCCTTATGTGGTCGTCGGATTTGCCGCGGAGACGGAGAATTTGCTGCAAAATGCGCAGGGGAAGCTGGAGCGCAAGGGGCTGGACATGATTGTGGCGAATGATGTGTCCGCCAGCGATGCGGGATTCAGCGTGGACACGAATCGCGTGACGTTGATTGATGCCCGCGCCGGGCGGGAGCCGTTGCCGCTGCTGAGCAAGGAGGAGGTGGCGGAGCGCATTATCGCCCGCGTGATGGAGTTGCTGCCCGATTCCTTGCCTCCGGGGACGTAA
- the heR gene encoding heliorhodopsin HeR yields the protein MNQKFARLKRFNLIMGFLHLVQGVFMILVSNDTTYPIYTNYLNFDPATFSLLPNSQLLYKLPFGPAVAMFLLISAVAHFYLATIGYGRYVENLKKGMNPVRFYEYALSSSLMIVLIGMLIGLWDLGAIILIFALNATMNLFGIMMELHNQHTQKVNWTAFIYGCIAGFVPWVVIMLYFVGAVNSGDAKPPDFVYAIVPTLFVFFNIFAINMVLQYKKVGPWKDYLFGERAYIILSLSAKSVLCWLIWTGTLAPV from the coding sequence ATGAACCAGAAGTTTGCTAGACTCAAACGCTTCAATCTCATCATGGGGTTCTTGCATCTAGTCCAGGGCGTATTCATGATCCTGGTGAGCAACGATACGACTTATCCCATCTACACCAATTACCTGAACTTCGATCCGGCCACCTTCTCTTTGTTGCCCAATTCACAGTTGCTGTACAAATTGCCTTTTGGCCCAGCAGTCGCGATGTTTTTGCTTATCTCGGCCGTAGCCCATTTCTATCTGGCGACCATTGGCTATGGGCGCTATGTGGAAAACTTAAAGAAAGGCATGAATCCGGTCCGGTTTTACGAATATGCGCTCAGTTCTTCGCTAATGATTGTGCTGATCGGTATGCTGATTGGGCTATGGGATCTGGGGGCTATCATCCTGATCTTCGCACTCAACGCGACCATGAACCTGTTTGGGATTATGATGGAGCTACATAACCAACATACCCAAAAGGTCAACTGGACGGCTTTTATTTACGGCTGTATTGCAGGATTTGTACCGTGGGTTGTCATCATGTTGTATTTTGTCGGGGCCGTCAACTCCGGCGATGCCAAGCCACCGGATTTTGTGTATGCCATTGTGCCGACACTGTTTGTGTTCTTCAACATTTTCGCCATCAACATGGTTCTGCAATACAAAAAAGTGGGTCCCTGGAAAGATTACCTGTTTGGCGAACGCGCCTATATCATTCTGAGCCTTTCGGCCAAATCCGTTCTGTGTTGGTTGATCTGGACGGGCACGCTCGCACCCGTCTAG
- a CDS encoding DUF1643 domain-containing protein encodes MRDDGGAVFSECGRYRYGLWRVWDEGGASVLFVGLNPSTADGGRDDATVRRCVGFARDWGYGGVWVANLFGWRATRPAELRRAADPVGRANDAWLRRLAEDAGIIVTAWGNHGTWQQRDEVVLSLLPRPRHHLGLTRHGQPRHPLYLPAATPLCLWEERGMPA; translated from the coding sequence ATGAGGGATGATGGCGGGGCGGTTTTTTCGGAGTGTGGGCGGTATCGGTATGGATTGTGGCGGGTGTGGGATGAGGGGGGCGCGTCGGTGTTGTTCGTGGGGCTGAATCCGTCTACGGCGGATGGAGGGCGAGATGATGCGACGGTGCGGCGCTGTGTGGGGTTTGCGCGGGATTGGGGGTATGGCGGGGTGTGGGTGGCGAATTTGTTTGGGTGGCGGGCGACGCGGCCTGCGGAACTGCGCCGGGCGGCGGACCCGGTGGGGCGGGCGAATGATGCGTGGCTGCGGCGGTTGGCGGAGGATGCCGGCATTATCGTCACCGCCTGGGGGAATCATGGCACCTGGCAACAACGGGACGAGGTGGTGCTGTCCCTGTTGCCGCGCCCACGCCACCACCTCGGCCTGACGCGGCACGGTCAACCCCGTCATCCGCTCTATCTGCCGGCAGCGACGCCTCTTTGTTTGTGGGAGGAGAGGGGAATGCCGGCATAA
- a CDS encoding DinB family protein — translation MTHPKKEIVLERLASTRHALFELLQSLDEAAWQTQVYADGDRWTVLDLLRHVSVSEKSMTLLMENIRRGGEGASAEFDLNRWNASQVRKQQEKTPAHLLADMEANRRDLLTFVDSLSADDWEKQGRHGSGRVMSIYEIVKLIGLHEKTHLTDIQATVG, via the coding sequence ATGACGCATCCAAAGAAAGAGATCGTGCTGGAGCGACTGGCGAGTACGCGCCACGCCCTGTTTGAACTGCTGCAATCGTTGGACGAAGCGGCGTGGCAGACGCAGGTCTACGCCGATGGCGACCGGTGGACGGTGCTGGACCTGTTGCGCCACGTTTCCGTCTCGGAAAAGAGCATGACCTTGCTCATGGAGAACATTCGTCGTGGCGGCGAAGGGGCTTCCGCCGAATTTGACCTGAACCGCTGGAACGCCTCCCAGGTGCGCAAGCAGCAGGAAAAGACCCCCGCCCACCTGCTGGCCGACATGGAAGCCAACCGCCGGGACTTACTCACCTTCGTGGACTCGCTTTCCGCCGACGATTGGGAAAAACAGGGCCGCCACGGCTCCGGCAGGGTGATGAGTATTTACGAAATTGTGAAGCTGATTGGCCTGCACGAAAAAACCCACCTGACCGACATCCAGGCCACGGTGGGTTGA